From the genome of Pirellulales bacterium:
GAACTTGAACACCGTCACGCGCGAAATTGGGCCGAACATGTTGCGATTGCGCAGCAATTGACGTGCGGGGAAATGTGGCAGCGAAACGGCGGCTGTTTGTGGCCGCTTTCTTAGCTGTGCGAATTCGGCCGGCTCGATCGCAACGCATCAATCGTTACCAGCGGCTTGGCATCGGGTATGTTTTTACTGTTCGATGCGCAACTGCCGCAGCCGCTGGCGCACCCGGCAGATTTCTTCGCGGCAAAATAGCGCCACCCCCGTCGTAGCAAATATCCGACTGCCGCCGCGACAATGAATAGCGCAATGATGTTTTGCATGTTCTTGTTTTACCCCATCACCTGCTCACCGGCACTCGCTCCGC
Proteins encoded in this window:
- a CDS encoding FeoB-associated Cys-rich membrane protein, giving the protein MQNIIALFIVAAAVGYLLRRGWRYFAAKKSAGCASGCGSCASNSKNIPDAKPLVTIDALRSSRPNSHS